One segment of Rhodohalobacter mucosus DNA contains the following:
- a CDS encoding response regulator, translating to MKLLIVDDEKDVEMLFRQRFRREVRQGLIELEFAFSGEEALDILRSKEPPDIVYIFSDINMPGMSGLVLLESVKTQFPQIQVSMISAYGDTENYEKAINSGAKEFFTKPIDFTSLKEEIHKMLEED from the coding sequence ATGAAGTTACTTATCGTAGATGATGAAAAAGACGTAGAAATGCTCTTTCGGCAACGTTTCAGAAGGGAAGTCCGACAGGGGCTCATCGAGCTGGAATTCGCCTTTTCGGGAGAGGAGGCACTGGACATTCTTCGAAGCAAAGAACCACCGGATATTGTATATATATTCTCCGACATCAATATGCCTGGTATGTCGGGCCTGGTACTGCTTGAAAGCGTGAAGACGCAGTTTCCGCAAATTCAGGTAAGCATGATTTCAGCCTATGGCGACACCGAGAACTATGAGAAGGCGATCAATTCGGGCGCTAAGGAGTTTTTTACCAAACCGATCGATTTTACTTCCCTGAAAGAAGAGATCCACAAGATGCTGGAAGAAGACTAG